The following nucleotide sequence is from Podospora bellae-mahoneyi strain CBS 112042 chromosome 1 map unlocalized CBS112042p_1, whole genome shotgun sequence.
ATCTTCATGTCAAAGAAACGATGCAACAACTTACCACGGTAGTGACTCCAGCTTGCAACAAGGTCTGGTTGCACTTGGCTCCGTCGATACCGATCCAGGCCGCCGCATATTGAGGCGGAGGGATACCAGCTCGTAACGTCAAGTCAGGGACAGTGAAATACCCAAACACATTGCGGATGGGGTCCGCATCGTTTGATCGCGAGGAGGCACCACACCAGTTGTCACTATAACTGATGTCGTTGTTCCCTCTCTTGGCGGTCACATTCTGGCCTGTGGCGACGGTTGCGTTGCGGTGTCCACGTCTCCGGTGCTTCAACGGGGGAATCTTAACGAACTGAAGCTTGGAGGCATCAGCAGCTTTGCCGTTCTCTTCTAGTGACACGGTGAACTCAAGTCCTGTGACGCCTGTTGTGGTGATCAGGGAGATGGCTCCCAGGAGCAGAGAAAATACCGAGTGCCGCATCTTGATGGCACAGCAGCTCACACTACCGGAGGGTACGGGGTTGtggctgggatggtggttgatgactGGTCTTAAGTTGAGGTTACTGTCGATCCTGAGCAGGGCAATCCGTCAAAAGAGAGCGGGCGATCCGGGGTAAGCTGTCTTTTGTACGGTGACGAGATTTCCCGGGGAACTAAGGATCGAGATGAGCTGAAGGCTCTTCAGTTTGAGATGGCGGTTTAGCGAGCgtgtgttgggggtgggcaACCAAACCCAAAATGAGCGGCAGTCAGGGTCTGTCTggcgagaaaagaaaggtgTCACGGTCCGGTCGGTCCTGGAATGAGCGAACAGGAAGAGGGGATCAGGATCACGACGCGCAACACAAAAACGATCTGCCGTACTTGGAAGTGTGTGCAGACtggatgaagaggtggtggatggttggtggttcAAAAGGCATGTATTCCCTAAAGCCTTCCaaatccatccatcaacaagcccacccaccccccccatcctccggTGAGCTGATGGTTTTGCCAAtttcaccaccccaacccatgGTTCTATCGTCCATGCCGGTGTCCAGCGATTGGGCTCCGAGTTCCTGCGACAGCGACGTCCCGTCAGTGCGTTGCGACAATCCTGGAATTCGCCCTTCAATAGTCCAAGATTTTCGCGGGGCTAGCGCACCAGCGTAGCATCGACACCACCTAACCGGCCACACCTTCAGAGGGTCAACCGAGCCGGAGTCGCTTGTGGTCGGCGAGCATGGGTGCGATCTTAAAATAACTGCTGGTAAATTACAGGCAGGGCGGCCCGCTGAACGCTCTCGGCGTCCTGCATTGCGGTTCCGTGCTTGAAAAGCTCTGCTCTACTCTATAACGGCCCGTCGATATAGCTTCTAGCTGGCCTTTACAGCACACCACGGACCCAACCAGCCATGCACCAAGACCCAGCCTAGACCTTACCGGTAGTGCCAATCTCGGCCCAGCTAACTCTCTTCATCGTGGCTTGCTTGGTAGAACCAGGGTTTTTGACATCTGTCAGGCCGCTTTGGGGAATTTTGTGTGCTGACAGAACTTTGCTAAGGTTTTTCTTGGAATCATGGAGTGTACGGTGTGATAATATCAGCCACGTGTTGGCCAAATGAATGAGGCTCTTCCGATCGGTTCTCAtgcaggtggtgatgatgtgcaCACCGAGGGACACTATATTGCCTCGGTTATTGGTAGAGATATTGGCAGCTAGCTgctggatgttgatgacATGTACATGGTAACGGTATTCAGCTATCAACAGCTTGTATGAGTAAATAATAAGGTTGTTGTCAAGTCATGCCTGTGATCGTTCTGAAAGACAGCCGAGCCAATCTTCACAATGACAAGTCAGAGCTAGCTGGGTCTCATCGACACCGCCTGGAAATTCCCTCATCTTCTAGTCTTGGATCTGGTCCACAGCATCCCGTTATCCCGTCGATGGGGAACCAAGAAGCTGCTTTCCGCACATGACCCTGGTCCATGGGATCGCACATGCATTGCAGTCACCTTATCAGCCAACGTCCTCTTGGCTTGTTGAGAATTTCCTAGATTTTCATATCACCACGATTGGATGGACCCGGGCTTTCACGGCGACTTGCATACGCAAGTTCTCCTGGTGAGCCTAAGCTCAagcacccacctccctcaggTGGCAGTATAGCTGCGGCTCGCTTGATATCCGATGAGTGAGTGGGCCTTTCCATGATGTAAGTGGGTTCAAGGTTAACCGTCGCCGGGTTATTAAGTGAAAGAGCACCGGAGCAGCAAAGGTTGGAAACCTCGCGTTGAGGGCCATCCCGCCTTTGCCCCTTCCCTTCAGCAAATGAGACAGAAATTAGATGGCTCCTAGGAAGGACTCCGCTGCCCAACACAAACAGAGATCGATCGGTTGTTTACGATGCTGGTGGGAACCGATTGGTTTTGTACCGAAGACAGCCGTCCAGTGAAGGAGCGACTTCTTTCGACTTCTTTGATTCATTTCTCAGCAACATTTCCTAGGTGAAGTGTACCGTATTCTGTCAAAAAGATTATTCCATAACGAGATTCATTCGAATTTACCCTTTAATTTGCCCTTGTGTACATCATTCGGTGCAAATTCATTCCTTTTCCTCGCCTCGAATCATAACGTAAAGAATCATCCCTCATCTTGCTGTCAAGTGAGCGTTtgcttattttttttctctttgcGGCTGATCTCCCTAGGTACCTAGTCGGTCTCTTTGAACCAAACACAAGTTTGGATCTCGCCTTGTGTTGGTGCGGATTTTGAGTGAGAAGAGCTATTTCACATTCATGAGACCAAACGCCAACTTTCATGGGGTTTTATATATTCTTTAAGTCCTTAATGAGTAGCGTATAAGCACCCTTGAGGATATTACGAGTTAGAACATATTTATCACATGAGAGCATAATACCAGGGTCAAGTGAAGCTCATCCGACCCGCTGTTTATCTTGCTTTCGTAGAGTCTTcagtggtgaggatgatggagcTGGGAGTTGACTCAATGAGCATCTTTGCAACGATGGTTCCATGTGATTTGATTAATTTTATTCTTCCTCGCATCCTCATCTCACTCATCTCACTCACCTCAGCGAAATGGTTACACGGGTACACCACTCACCTTCACCTTATTGCTCAAAGATTGGAcaggcacacacacacacacaccacagctcTGCCCAGCTGTCCACAGCCGGAGAGCCGAAAAAGGTACAAAAGATTCGCCACGCTCCCTCGTGTTTGTGTTTGTAAGACCTTCCACGCGGCCATCTTAAACAGCCCAGTTGTCTGCCCACCGGTCGGCCGACAGAGCACACACTTGATCAttgcccacgcaactgcgCAGCCGTGGCTTCATCCAgatcatcacatcaccatcaccgtcatcATTGAAATAACCGAACTCAGCCGGCTCAGCTAACCTTCTAGCCCCTTCCACAAGTTACACCAAATATTTCTGCACTTTTGCATCATGAAGCCTCGTCAATCTCCCAAGGTCGGATCGGGTATCGGGTCTGACAATGAAAGATCGGCATTTTCATCGCGCCTCATTCACTCAGCTACCTACATTACATCAAACAGCACTTTCAACAGCCCAACCGGCTTTCCCGCTCTCGAATATGCTTGAACAGTTGTCAAAGATGGACCAGATCAACATGCACATCGCATAAGCATCGACAGCCTCACCACGCCAGTTTTCCTGAGGGACGCAGACCAAGCCGGCCTGCAGCAAATCTCTGCCACTCAAAATCATCTGTGAAACAAGCAAAGAAATCCCAAAACAAGCCTGAAAATCAGAGACAAGACCCAAGCCAGGCCATTTCGGCTCCGTACATACCCGTCTACATGCGCTCGCTATGTCATGAGAGTACAAAGACAGCCCTGAAAAGTGCCAGAAGCAGATTTCCATCTTGATGTTTGTGTCGCGGAAAAGCCCGTCATTGATTTGATCATTCCACTGCATAAGGCAGAGAACATCGGGACAACACCACACATCACCATGACACAAGGCCAATATAAGTCGGAGTTCGGGACCGTCAAGTGCAACAATAATACTACATCCTGTTTTTTGCACATTTGAGCGGTGCGGGCAGCTGAGAATAGGTAAGGTAGAGATGCATGATCACACCTACGGCGCAGCCGATTGTTCCGAATTTTTCTAAAGGCAGATAGATCAACGGACCAACTCCTGTTCGTCGTACACAAAGCCTGCAAAGTCAGCCTCATACTCCAGTCCTCAGGCTTTCATCACCGATGTAAAATGGACTATTTGCCTGTCTGGTTGACATCTCTTGCGATATTAGCATCTGTCTCACGTTACCGATGCGTTGAACGTTCTACTGCACAGATTCAAAACACCGGTGGCAAGTAGGTGTTTGTGTGGCTTCGTTGGAGTAGAAGTAGTGGTAAGGTAATCAAGGTCATGATCAAGGAGAATTGTCAGGTTATCTCATTGTACCCAAAGGTGTACCTGGAACTGCGCAATGTGTGGTACCCTGACAATCACGTGTATTTTTCACTGCCCACCCAATGACgcattttcttttgttccACAAgcacacatacacacacacacacacacacacacacacaccgaAGTGGTATGTCTCCGGTGTCGGAGGTGAGGAGTTGGAAAATCGATCATGGGAGGTCACACCGAGCGTGGTGGTTAGCGAGCACCACTTTATGGTCACCACTGCGATCAGTTCATTCAGGTCATGTTAGGTAAAATTGTCCAAAAAGTTCAATTGTGTCCCACGGTATCAAGCTGTTGCCCCTAGTGCTCAGTAACGCCTTTCCTTAGCCCTCCAGATCCCAGGCTGATATCCAGTTTTCCAGGAGTAGCCAATTTTGTGCCCATTTTCCTCTATCCAGTGCCTTGCCAAACGCTATGCATATTGTAATCCAACCCCTtacccccccgccccaacccccccccaaaaaaagaaaaagaaccGCGAGAAAACAATGAAAActgtggaagaaaagaaaatcaaGAGGATCAGTGAATATgcttcaacatcctcaagtatttctcccccaccaactccctctccccttgcttcgccctcaacctcgaatCCTCATCAAAAGTAATAGCTTCCAcatccttccccttccccttacTTCCCCCGGCTACTTCCCTCATCTCAGGCATAGCCTGTCTCAGCAAATCCTTCAAGATCTTCACCCTCGGCAGCTGGCACCAGCTAGCCTCGTAaaccaaccactcccccaAGCTCTTGATCAACGGCTTATCCTCCGGCCTGATGGTCTCCCCAAGCACGCACGCCAACCTCGCAAAACACCCCACAAGcatcacccacccaaccGCATCCTCCGCGCTCGTGCTGCCCGGCGGCTGCTTAAAAGCCACAGTTCCGCACCCGTCCCCCCCCTGCGCAACAAGCCCCTTGAACGACCACCGGTACGTATCCGTCATGAAATCCTGCCCATCCTCCGAAAGCGACAACCCCGTAGCAGAATTGGCAGAGCACCAGTTCATCCTCATAGCCAGCCCGTTGATATCCAGCTTGCCCCCCTTGTCGAACTTGTCAAAGCACTGCCTCATGCTCTTTGCCGAGCCGAAATAGGCGTTGTACCTATTGCTCTTGGCCCAGACAGACCTCCTCCGATAAGGCGGGACAAGCTCGTCAAGGCAGGATTCGAAATAGAGGGCAGACTTGGCCAGGCACTCCAGCTGCCTGTACGTCCAGTACCCTCGCTCAGGGACGATGTGGATGTGCGTGAAGCACTGGTGGGAGCTCGTGACTTCAAAGTTCGCCTCGAGGACATGAAAGAGGGTGTAAATCTTTTTGAGCCAAGACTCGTGCTTGGTCGCTGTGAACCTCATGAAGGGAGACACAAGCTTGATGCCGAAGCGGTGGTCTTTGGCGTGGTCGGGGATGCTGGcttcggtggtgatggtccattcgcgggaggaggggctgtCCAACACCTGGACGGCGtaggatgatgatgatgatgtttgttttaatggggaggtgatgacCGAGTTGGGGATGTTTTGCTTGGTGAGGGTCCGGCTGAGCTCTTTCTCGAGACCGGCCGACTCTTTGTGGTCGAGGGTGCGGCTTCggaggacgaggccgagCTCCATGCAGAAGCGGAAGTCGGGGACGTCTGGGcggttgatggtgacggtTTGTTGGACTGGGCTGTAGTGGTatgaggtggaagaggagctgTGGTGTGAGCGTCCTgtcgaggccgacgacggcgagggGTACCTCGTGTTGTGTGGcattgtggttgatgatctTTATGAACTGGTTGTAGATGGATAGAACGTAGACAGTTGGAGTGTTTCTCAGAAACTTTGGAAGCTCAAGTGGAAGGTGACGAGGAACAGAGGTTCAATGTTGGGAGAGGTCGTCAGGGGATTATATGGCCGCtggtatgtgtgtgtatgtatgtaaGTATGTAAGTatgtgttgttggtcagTGACCGCCGTGCCAATGATACGGCCAACACAAAGCTGAACAAAGAAACACAGAGTGACAATGTGACAAGCTCATGACAATAATTCCACACCTGCGGGGACCCGAAGGCCCTATATACCAAGACCATTCTGGATGGATAATGTTGAGGGAATCGTCTGCCTGGAGgcaaaaaagaagacaaggggggaggacggtGTTACAATGCCGTCTGAGGACGTCATGTTGGGAAGCATGTATCATGCAGCCACGACAGCCACCACTCCGATGAGAGACCCGGCATGCACAATTGCGGAGAACAGGAGCTCGCCATGATGGCTCAGCCGGCGGAACGAGGGGGGTGAGAGGTGGAGGCATCCAAATCCTCGCGCTGCAGGTCATAAGGAAAAAGAGGGGTAGCGGCGCTTTCCGCAGGCAACCATCGTCAAATCAGAACTCCCCAGTGTCACGAGGCAGAACTCGAGGTGAAATCCACTATCCCCCTAGGGATTCAGGACTTATCTGCCAGCCGGCCAACGGCCGCTTATCCGAGGCCGCCAGGCGGCTATGGCTACACAACGGTGCTGTCCTCAGGTTCACCCCCCCCGCGTTTTCCCCACTTGCTCAGCCTCTGAGTGCATTTGCACGATGGACATGTCAAGATTCCATTGGGTATTGATGCCTGAGGACAAGTGAAACCCTGCAGTACCGAGAGATTGGAGCCGATATCAACAAAGAGTTTCTTGTTGTCCCCCAAAATAAACACTGCCACAATGACGGGACATGGAGCTACTCCGTATCCCACTTCCTGGCGCAGAGCCGCATTGAGGCGCGCGCTTTTGTTCTGTGGGGTCATTGACGGGGACGATGCTTTTCCCATAGGGCTGTACTACGAGGGCGACTAAACCACACTACTCCAGACAAGCGCAAGGGTCCTTCAAAAGAGCCAACGGTAAGTTTCATGTCCACATCAAGAAACTGGCGAGGGGTGATGGCTTCAttgggatgatgaatgaGATGCGGCTCTTTGAATGACAGGGGACTGTCTAAGCGCGAGCTGAGACCAACGCGGACCCAGTGGAAGGGAAATTGTTCCAGACGGCGCGTAACAAAATGAGGGTGCAACAATGAAGTTTCTATTCTCATTATGTTTTAGACCTGCCGCAAAGTTAGTCTTTCATGTGATGATAATATTTTTCTTGTGTAGGTGCTTTTGCGTTGTTGAAACCTTGCACTCATTCACCAAAACCACAGCTGTCATGAAAAGCCTCATGAGAGCTTCACCGGAAATGAGTGAGACCCAATCAATCCTGCCGGGTGGGCATCCGATTGCTGCATCAATCTCTTCACTCACCCACCCT
It contains:
- a CDS encoding uncharacterized protein (EggNog:ENOG503P576; COG:S), encoding MPHNTRYPSPSSASTGRSHHSSSSTSYHYSPVQQTVTINRPDVPDFRFCMELGLVLRSRTLDHKESAGLEKELSRTLTKQNIPNSVITSPLKQTSSSSSYAVQVLDSPSSREWTITTEASIPDHAKDHRFGIKLVSPFMRFTATKHESWLKKIYTLFHVLEANFEVTSSHQCFTHIHIVPERGYWTYRQLECLAKSALYFESCLDELVPPYRRRSVWAKSNRYNAYFGSAKSMRQCFDKFDKGGKLDINGLAMRMNWCSANSATGLSLSEDGQDFMTDTYRWSFKGLVAQGGDGCGTVAFKQPPGSTSAEDAVGWVMLVGCFARLACVLGETIRPEDKPLIKSLGEWLVYEASWCQLPRVKILKDLLRQAMPEMREVAGGSKGKGKDVEAITFDEDSRLRAKQGERELVGEKYLRMLKHIH